From a region of the Pseudomonadaceae bacterium SI-3 genome:
- the raiA gene encoding ribosome-associated translation inhibitor RaiA, whose product MQILVNSNHSVDVTSSLEEHVKATVESELERFDDQLTRVEVHLNDENSGKSGPQDKRCQMEARVKGHEPISTSHKADSLNLAIDGCAEKLSHALAHALDKKLNHH is encoded by the coding sequence ATGCAGATTCTGGTGAACAGCAATCATAGCGTCGACGTGACCAGCAGCCTTGAGGAGCACGTGAAAGCGACGGTCGAGAGCGAACTGGAGCGCTTCGACGATCAGCTGACCCGAGTCGAAGTTCATCTCAACGACGAAAATAGCGGCAAAAGCGGCCCGCAGGATAAGCGCTGCCAGATGGAAGCGCGGGTCAAGGGACACGAACCCATTTCGACCAGCCACAAAGCGGACTCGCTGAATCTTGCCATTGACGGCTGCGCCGAAAAGCTCAGCCATGCCCTTGCCCATGCGCTAGACAAGAAACTCAACCACCACTGA
- a CDS encoding cell division protein FtsB, which translates to MRSPYWLFVVLILLLGGLQYRLWVGEGSLAQVSGLNKQIAEQQGENQRLLERNRILEAEVKELKQGMETVEERARHELGMVKEGETLFQLTE; encoded by the coding sequence ATACGCAGTCCCTACTGGTTGTTTGTTGTCCTGATTTTGCTGCTGGGTGGCTTGCAGTATCGCCTGTGGGTGGGCGAGGGCAGCCTCGCCCAGGTGAGCGGATTGAACAAGCAGATCGCCGAGCAGCAGGGCGAGAACCAGCGATTGCTTGAGCGAAACCGGATTCTCGAAGCCGAGGTCAAGGAGCTCAAGCAGGGTATGGAAACTGTAGAAGAGCGTGCGCGGCATGAGTTGGGCATGGTCAAAGAGGGCGAGACTCTCTTTCAGCTCACCGAATGA
- the pyrG gene encoding CTP synthetase (CTP synthase; cytidine triphosphate synthetase; catalyzes the ATP-dependent amination of UTP to CTP with either L-glutamine or ammonia as the source of nitrogen; in Escherichia coli this enzyme forms a homotetramer), with protein sequence MTRYIFVTGGVVSSLGKGIASASLAAILEARGLKVTMLKLDPYINVDPGTMSPFQHGEVFVTHDGAETDLDLGHYERFIRTTMTKSNNFTTGRVYEDVLRRERRGDYLGATIQVIPHITDEIKRRIIKGAGDADVALVEVGGTVGDIESQPFLEAIRQLRVEVGAKRAMLMHLTLVPYIATAGETKTKPTQHSVKELRSIGLQPDVLVCRSDHPIDVSSRRKIALFTNVEERAVISLEDVDTIYKIPGVLHAQGLDDFVVERFGLECGGADLSEWDRVVDAKLNPEKEVTIAMVGKYMELLDAYKSLIEAMSHAGIQSRTKVNLRYIDSEDIENQGTSLLEGMDAILVPGGFGLRGVEGKIATVKYARENKIPYLGICLGMQVAVIEFARDVLGWTDANSTEFDKDSTHPVVGLITEWEDATGAVETRSDASDLGGTMRLGAQECGLEAGSNVFACYGKERIIERHRHRYEVNNNLLPQLQAAGLKITGRSGDGALVEVVEAPDHPWFVACQFHPEFTSTPRDGHPLFSGFVKAALDYKAGKA encoded by the coding sequence ATGACGCGCTACATCTTCGTCACGGGTGGTGTTGTTTCTTCATTGGGGAAAGGCATCGCCTCGGCTTCATTGGCGGCCATCCTGGAGGCGCGGGGCCTGAAGGTCACGATGCTCAAGCTGGACCCTTACATCAACGTGGATCCGGGCACCATGAGCCCGTTCCAGCACGGTGAGGTGTTCGTCACTCATGACGGCGCCGAGACCGACCTCGACCTGGGTCATTACGAGCGGTTCATCCGCACCACAATGACCAAGAGCAATAACTTCACCACCGGCCGCGTATATGAAGACGTATTGCGTCGCGAACGCCGTGGTGATTACCTGGGCGCAACCATTCAGGTCATTCCGCACATCACTGACGAGATCAAGCGCCGTATCATCAAGGGCGCTGGTGATGCTGACGTGGCGCTGGTGGAAGTCGGCGGAACGGTTGGCGATATCGAGTCGCAACCCTTCCTTGAAGCGATTCGCCAGCTCCGGGTCGAAGTCGGCGCCAAGCGCGCAATGCTCATGCACTTGACGCTGGTGCCGTACATCGCCACGGCCGGTGAAACAAAGACCAAGCCGACCCAGCATTCGGTCAAGGAGCTGCGCTCCATTGGTTTGCAGCCGGACGTGCTGGTCTGCCGTTCCGACCACCCGATCGACGTCTCTTCGCGCCGCAAGATCGCACTGTTCACCAACGTCGAAGAGCGTGCGGTCATCAGCCTGGAAGACGTCGACACTATCTACAAGATCCCCGGTGTTCTGCATGCGCAGGGATTGGATGACTTCGTCGTCGAACGCTTCGGCCTGGAATGCGGCGGTGCCGACCTCTCTGAGTGGGATCGGGTGGTGGATGCCAAGCTGAACCCCGAGAAGGAAGTCACCATCGCCATGGTCGGCAAGTACATGGAACTTCTGGATGCGTACAAATCTCTGATCGAGGCAATGAGCCACGCTGGCATCCAGAGCCGTACCAAAGTGAACCTCCGCTACATTGATTCCGAAGACATCGAGAACCAGGGCACCAGCCTGTTAGAAGGCATGGACGCGATTCTGGTTCCGGGTGGTTTCGGTCTGCGTGGCGTGGAAGGCAAGATTGCCACCGTCAAATATGCCCGAGAGAACAAGATTCCCTACCTGGGTATCTGCCTCGGCATGCAGGTCGCAGTGATCGAGTTCGCCCGTGATGTGCTGGGCTGGACCGACGCCAACTCCACCGAATTCGACAAGGACAGCACCCATCCGGTCGTTGGTCTGATCACCGAGTGGGAGGACGCCACCGGAGCAGTGGAAACCCGCAGCGACGCGTCTGATCTGGGCGGCACCATGCGTCTGGGTGCTCAGGAATGCGGCCTCGAGGCCGGCTCCAATGTGTTCGCCTGCTATGGCAAGGAGCGCATCATCGAGCGCCATCGTCATCGCTATGAGGTAAACAATAATCTGCTGCCGCAACTGCAGGCCGCCGGCTTGAAGATCACCGGTCGGTCCGGTGACGGTGCGCTGGTCGAGGTGGTCGAGGCGCCGGATCATCCCTGGTTCGTGGCCTGCCAGTTCCACCCAGAATTCACGTCCACCCCTCGCGACGGTCATCCGCTGTTCAGCGGCTTCGTCAAAGCGGCGCTGGACTACAAGGCGGGCAAGGCATGA
- the tilS gene encoding tRNA lysidine(34) synthetase TilS, with amino-acid sequence MPLESRLLDALRPWLAARRWLVGFSGGLDSTVLLHALVQLAQRHAVPPISAIHVHHGLQAAADNWPAHCREVCAANGVPLEVVRVQVEPGASLERAAREARYASFAERLDAGDLLLTAQHRDDQAETLLFRLLRGAGVRGLAAIPVERPLGQGRLVRPLLDITRAQLQVYAESEGLRWIEDPSNQNVEHARNYLRLQVLPLISQRWPQAAANLARTAAHMAEAQTLLDELARADLAAARMPSEFDWLTLPSLCLSTLRALSPARQRNALRHWLAPFTPLPDSDHWSGWESLRDARGDAMPCWRLGCGELRRTGARIWWVSNTWTMPLQESLDWPQPCDKLALPGNGQLRLVGPLPSGSLQVRYRRGGEVVALPGRGRRDLKRLLNEAGVPGFVRSRLPLLFREGELVAVANLPQFDTQALSLQWTPPADARFELIGSFK; translated from the coding sequence ATGCCACTCGAATCCCGTCTGCTCGATGCACTGCGCCCGTGGCTTGCCGCGCGACGCTGGTTGGTCGGCTTTTCAGGCGGTCTGGATTCGACCGTACTGTTGCATGCGCTCGTGCAACTGGCGCAGCGTCATGCAGTGCCGCCAATCAGCGCGATTCATGTCCATCACGGTCTGCAGGCGGCGGCGGACAACTGGCCGGCGCATTGCCGTGAGGTGTGCGCGGCCAATGGCGTGCCTCTCGAAGTGGTGCGCGTGCAGGTCGAGCCTGGCGCGAGCCTGGAGCGCGCGGCGCGGGAGGCGCGCTATGCGAGCTTTGCCGAACGGCTGGATGCGGGTGACCTGCTGCTGACCGCGCAGCACCGCGACGATCAGGCCGAGACGCTGCTGTTTCGTCTGCTGCGCGGTGCAGGGGTGCGCGGCCTGGCGGCGATACCGGTGGAGCGGCCGTTGGGGCAGGGCAGGCTTGTGCGGCCACTGCTGGATATCACGCGTGCACAGCTGCAGGTTTACGCTGAAAGCGAGGGGCTGCGCTGGATCGAGGACCCGAGCAACCAGAACGTTGAGCATGCGCGCAATTACCTGCGCCTGCAGGTGCTGCCGCTGATCAGCCAACGCTGGCCGCAGGCCGCGGCGAACCTGGCGCGCACCGCGGCGCATATGGCCGAGGCGCAGACTCTGTTAGACGAGCTGGCGCGGGCAGATCTGGCCGCCGCACGAATGCCCTCCGAGTTTGACTGGCTCACCCTGCCCAGTCTTTGTCTGTCAACGCTGCGTGCCTTGTCGCCAGCCCGGCAGCGCAACGCGCTGCGGCACTGGCTGGCGCCCTTTACTCCCTTGCCTGACAGCGATCACTGGAGCGGATGGGAATCGCTGCGTGACGCGCGGGGTGATGCCATGCCCTGTTGGCGCCTTGGCTGTGGCGAGTTGCGCCGTACCGGCGCGCGAATCTGGTGGGTCAGCAATACATGGACGATGCCGCTGCAAGAGTCTCTCGACTGGCCGCAGCCTTGCGACAAGCTGGCGTTACCCGGTAACGGGCAGCTGCGTCTCGTCGGTCCACTTCCCTCCGGCAGTTTGCAGGTGCGCTATCGCCGTGGCGGTGAGGTAGTGGCGCTACCCGGCCGTGGTCGTCGTGATCTCAAACGGCTGCTCAACGAGGCCGGCGTGCCAGGTTTCGTGCGCTCACGTCTACCGTTGCTCTTTCGAGAAGGTGAGCTTGTTGCGGTAGCCAATCTGCCGCAGTTCGATACGCAAGCCCTGTCGCTTCAGTGGACGCCGCCGGCCGACGCCAGGTTTGAGCTGATAGGGTCTTTCAAGTAG
- a CDS encoding S-(hydroxymethyl)glutathione dehydrogenase/class III alcohol dehydrogenase yields MTIKSRAAVAFAPNQPLQIVEVDVEPPKAGEVLVRIVATGVCHTDAYTLSGEDSEGVFPCILGHEGGGIVEAVGEGVTSVAVGDHVIPLYTAECRQCKFCKSGKTNLCSSVRATQGKGLMPDGTTRFSYNGEPIYHYMGTSTFSEYTVLPEVSVAKIPKEAPLDKVCLLGCGVTTGIGAVLNTAKVEEGATVAIFGLGGIGLAAIIGAKMAKASRIIAIDINPSKFAIAEELGATDFVNPKDHDKPIQEVIVEMTDGGVDYSFECVGNVQLMRAALECAHKGWGESVIIGVAGAGQEISTRPFQLVTGRVWRGSAFGGVKGRTELPSYVEKAQTGEIPLDTFITHNMGLDEINQAFDLMHEGKSIRTVIHY; encoded by the coding sequence ATGACCATCAAGTCCCGCGCCGCCGTCGCGTTTGCCCCGAACCAACCTCTGCAAATTGTCGAAGTGGACGTTGAGCCGCCCAAGGCTGGCGAAGTGCTGGTGCGCATCGTCGCGACGGGCGTCTGCCATACCGACGCGTACACGCTCTCCGGCGAAGATTCGGAAGGTGTATTCCCTTGCATCCTCGGCCATGAAGGTGGCGGGATCGTCGAGGCGGTAGGCGAGGGCGTCACTTCGGTTGCCGTGGGCGATCACGTGATCCCGCTGTACACGGCCGAATGCCGGCAGTGCAAATTCTGCAAATCCGGCAAGACCAACCTCTGCAGCTCGGTGCGCGCCACGCAAGGCAAGGGGCTGATGCCAGACGGCACCACACGCTTCTCCTACAACGGCGAGCCGATTTATCACTACATGGGCACCTCGACCTTTTCCGAATACACGGTGCTGCCTGAAGTATCCGTGGCGAAGATCCCCAAGGAAGCGCCCTTGGACAAGGTCTGCCTGCTCGGCTGCGGCGTCACCACTGGCATCGGCGCGGTACTCAATACCGCCAAGGTGGAAGAGGGCGCGACCGTGGCCATCTTCGGGCTCGGTGGCATCGGGCTGGCTGCGATCATCGGTGCGAAAATGGCCAAGGCTAGCCGGATCATCGCGATCGACATCAACCCGTCCAAGTTCGCCATTGCCGAAGAGCTGGGTGCGACAGACTTCGTCAACCCCAAGGATCACGACAAGCCGATCCAGGAGGTCATCGTGGAGATGACAGACGGCGGCGTGGACTATTCCTTCGAATGCGTCGGCAATGTCCAGCTGATGCGCGCGGCGCTGGAATGTGCACACAAGGGGTGGGGCGAGTCCGTGATCATTGGTGTGGCTGGAGCCGGTCAGGAAATCAGCACCCGTCCGTTCCAGCTGGTAACCGGCCGCGTCTGGCGTGGCAGCGCCTTCGGTGGCGTCAAGGGGCGTACCGAGCTGCCGAGCTATGTGGAGAAGGCTCAGACCGGCGAGATCCCGCTGGATACCTTCATCACTCACAACATGGGGCTGGATGAAATCAATCAGGCATTCGACCTGATGCACGAAGGCAAGAGCATCCGAACCGTCATCCATTACTGA
- the fghA gene encoding S-formylglutathione hydrolase, with protein MSLENISCQKSFGGWHKRYRHRSSSLNCDMVFAVYLPPQAEQGEKLPVLYWLSGLTCTDENFMQKAGAHRLAAELGLIIVAPDTSPRGPDVPDDPDAAYDFGLGAGFYLNATQEPWAQHYRMYDYVVDELPALIEANFPVSDKRGISGHSMGGHGALVCALKNPGRYQSLSAFAPIANPADCPWGEKAFSNYLGEDRSRWREWDACALISKAQEKLPILVDQGDRDDFMANQLKPEALESAATAADHPLTLRIQPGYDHSYYFISTFIDDHLRHHAQALKA; from the coding sequence ATGAGCCTCGAGAATATTTCTTGCCAGAAGAGCTTCGGTGGCTGGCACAAACGCTATCGTCACCGCTCAAGTAGCTTGAACTGCGACATGGTATTTGCCGTATATCTGCCGCCTCAGGCAGAGCAAGGCGAAAAGCTTCCGGTGCTGTACTGGTTGTCCGGTCTGACCTGTACCGACGAGAACTTCATGCAGAAGGCGGGGGCGCATCGGCTTGCTGCGGAGCTCGGCTTAATTATCGTCGCCCCAGACACCAGCCCCCGCGGCCCCGACGTTCCGGACGATCCGGACGCTGCCTATGACTTCGGTCTTGGCGCAGGTTTCTACCTGAACGCGACCCAGGAACCCTGGGCTCAGCACTACCGCATGTACGATTACGTGGTCGATGAGCTGCCGGCGCTGATCGAGGCAAACTTTCCCGTATCCGACAAGCGCGGTATCAGTGGGCATTCGATGGGCGGTCATGGTGCGCTGGTGTGCGCGTTAAAGAATCCTGGTCGCTATCAGTCGCTGTCGGCGTTCGCGCCGATCGCCAATCCGGCTGATTGCCCATGGGGCGAGAAGGCCTTCTCCAATTACCTCGGAGAAGATCGCTCACGCTGGCGCGAATGGGACGCCTGTGCCCTGATATCCAAGGCGCAGGAGAAGTTGCCGATACTCGTCGATCAGGGCGATCGGGATGATTTCATGGCCAATCAGTTGAAGCCCGAAGCGCTGGAGTCAGCTGCAACCGCGGCGGATCATCCGCTGACGTTGCGTATTCAGCCGGGCTACGATCACAGCTATTACTTCATCAGCACCTTTATCGATGACCATCTGCGCCATCACGCGCAGGCATTGAAGGCCTAG
- a CDS encoding LysR family transcriptional regulator: MNRWEGLDEFVAVAECGSFMQAAGQLRVSSSHVSRQVARLEERLQARLLYRTTRRVSLTEAGHTFLSRCQRLIEERDEAFHAISDLHAAPTGLLRMTAAVAYGERFIVPLVNEFMAQHPQLRVDIELSNRTLDLVQEGYDLAVRLGRLSESRLIATRLAPRAMYLCAAPSYLERYGRPHTLSELSRHNCLVGTGDTWMLQVDGREQPFKPSGNWRCNSGQAVLDAALRGFGLCQLPDYYVQEPLRRGELVSLLETHQPPNTAVWAVYPQRRYPLPKVRLLIQALKDGLATRPEYRKERD, encoded by the coding sequence ATGAATCGATGGGAAGGACTGGATGAATTCGTCGCCGTCGCTGAGTGCGGAAGCTTCATGCAGGCCGCAGGGCAACTGCGCGTGTCGTCATCTCACGTCAGCCGCCAAGTCGCACGCCTCGAGGAACGTCTTCAGGCACGGCTGCTCTATCGCACGACCCGCCGGGTTTCCCTGACCGAAGCCGGTCATACCTTTCTCTCGCGCTGCCAGCGCCTGATCGAGGAGCGTGATGAAGCCTTTCATGCAATCAGCGACCTGCATGCTGCGCCCACTGGTCTGCTGCGTATGACCGCAGCGGTCGCGTACGGTGAACGCTTCATCGTGCCGCTGGTGAACGAATTCATGGCGCAGCATCCGCAGCTGAGGGTTGATATCGAACTGTCCAATCGCACCCTCGATCTGGTGCAGGAAGGCTACGACCTGGCTGTACGCCTGGGCCGGCTGAGCGAATCTCGGCTGATCGCCACACGCCTTGCCCCACGCGCGATGTATCTGTGCGCGGCGCCAAGCTATCTCGAGCGCTACGGCCGCCCACATACCCTGTCCGAGCTATCGCGGCACAATTGCCTGGTTGGCACTGGCGATACCTGGATGTTGCAGGTCGACGGCCGCGAGCAGCCATTCAAGCCCTCGGGCAACTGGCGCTGCAACAGCGGTCAGGCGGTACTGGATGCTGCGCTTCGGGGCTTCGGTCTTTGCCAGCTTCCGGACTATTACGTCCAGGAGCCACTACGCCGCGGTGAGCTGGTGTCCCTGCTGGAAACGCATCAGCCACCGAACACGGCGGTGTGGGCCGTCTATCCGCAACGGCGTTATCCGCTACCGAAGGTCCGCCTGCTGATTCAAGCATTGAAGGACGGCCTCGCAACTCGTCCCGAATATCGGAAAGAACGCGATTGA
- a CDS encoding 2-C-methyl-D-erythritol 4-phosphate cytidylyltransferase — protein sequence MSAAHLPLFWVVIPAAGIGSRMRADRPKQYLQLAGRTILEHTLDCFLGHPQLKGLVVCVASDDAYWPDLACSIDPRVHRADGGTERADSVLGGLRELSRLGASDDDWVLVHDAARPNLAATDLNHLLETLADDPVGGLLAVPARDTLKRADADGRVQETVDRSVIWQAFTPQMFRLGSLREALADALGSGVAVTDEASALEWAGHHPRLVEGRADNLKITRPEDLQWLEQRWKS from the coding sequence ATGAGTGCAGCCCATCTCCCACTGTTCTGGGTCGTGATTCCGGCTGCCGGCATTGGCAGTCGTATGCGAGCCGACCGGCCCAAGCAATATCTGCAGTTGGCAGGAAGGACCATCCTCGAGCACACCCTGGATTGCTTTCTAGGCCATCCTCAGCTCAAGGGGCTGGTTGTGTGCGTAGCGAGCGATGATGCCTATTGGCCCGATCTCGCTTGCTCGATAGATCCGCGTGTTCACCGTGCCGATGGTGGCACTGAGCGAGCCGACTCGGTCCTGGGTGGGCTGCGAGAGCTGAGCCGGCTAGGCGCCTCAGACGACGACTGGGTGCTGGTGCACGATGCCGCTAGGCCCAACCTGGCAGCCACAGATCTAAATCATCTATTGGAGACGCTCGCGGACGATCCTGTCGGTGGGCTGCTCGCTGTTCCAGCTCGCGATACGCTCAAGCGTGCTGATGCGGATGGGCGCGTTCAGGAGACGGTAGATCGTAGCGTCATTTGGCAAGCGTTCACGCCACAGATGTTCCGGCTTGGATCGCTGCGTGAGGCGTTAGCGGATGCCCTTGGCAGTGGAGTTGCCGTAACTGACGAAGCGTCCGCGCTTGAATGGGCGGGCCACCACCCGCGTCTGGTCGAAGGGCGGGCTGACAATCTCAAGATCACCCGGCCCGAGGATCTTCAGTGGTTGGAACAGCGCTGGAAATCTTGA
- a CDS encoding phosphopyruvate hydratase: protein MAKIVDIKGREVLDSRGNPTVEADVILDNGITGSACAPSGASTGSREALELRDGDKSRYMGKGVLKAVSNINGPIRDLLLGKDPLDQKALDRAMIELDGTENKASLGANAILAVSLAAAKAAAQDQDLPLYAHIANLNGTPGQYSMPVPMMNIINGGEHADNNVDIQEFMVQPVGAKTFADALRMGAEIFHHLKAVLKARGLSTSVGDEGGFAPNLASNEDALAAIAEAVANAGYKLGDDVTLALDCASSEFFENGKYDLAGEGKVFDAAGFADYLAGLAERYPIISIEDGMDESDWDGWKVLTDKLGDKVQLVGDDLFVTNTKILKEGIEKGIGNSILIKFNQIGSLTETLEAIQMAKAAGYTAVISHRSGETEDSTIADLAVGTAAGQIKTGSLCRSDRVSKYNQLLRIEEQLGGKAAYKGRAEFRG, encoded by the coding sequence ATGGCAAAGATCGTCGACATCAAAGGGCGTGAGGTTCTCGACTCCCGTGGCAATCCCACTGTTGAAGCGGACGTTATCCTGGATAACGGCATTACCGGCAGCGCCTGTGCGCCGTCCGGTGCTTCCACTGGGTCCCGCGAGGCGCTGGAACTGCGCGATGGCGACAAGAGCCGTTACATGGGCAAAGGTGTGCTGAAGGCTGTCAGCAATATCAATGGCCCGATCCGGGATTTGCTGCTGGGCAAGGATCCGCTGGATCAAAAGGCGCTGGACCGCGCCATGATCGAGCTGGACGGTACCGAGAACAAAGCCTCCCTGGGTGCCAACGCAATCCTCGCCGTGTCGTTGGCTGCTGCCAAGGCGGCTGCTCAAGATCAGGACCTGCCGCTATACGCGCACATCGCCAACCTCAACGGCACGCCTGGCCAGTACTCCATGCCGGTGCCGATGATGAACATCATCAATGGCGGCGAGCACGCCGACAACAACGTCGATATCCAGGAATTCATGGTGCAGCCGGTCGGTGCCAAGACGTTCGCGGATGCCCTGCGCATGGGTGCCGAAATTTTCCATCACCTCAAAGCCGTGCTAAAGGCTCGTGGTCTGAGCACTTCTGTCGGTGATGAAGGTGGTTTCGCACCGAACCTGGCATCCAACGAAGACGCGCTGGCCGCTATCGCCGAGGCAGTAGCTAACGCCGGTTACAAGCTTGGTGACGACGTGACCCTGGCGCTTGATTGCGCCTCCAGCGAATTCTTCGAGAATGGCAAGTACGATCTGGCCGGCGAAGGCAAGGTCTTCGACGCCGCTGGTTTTGCCGACTACTTGGCTGGCCTGGCCGAGCGCTACCCGATCATATCCATCGAAGATGGTATGGACGAGTCCGACTGGGATGGCTGGAAGGTGCTGACTGACAAACTCGGCGACAAGGTTCAGTTGGTTGGCGACGATCTGTTCGTGACCAACACCAAGATCCTCAAGGAAGGCATTGAGAAGGGCATCGGTAACTCGATCCTGATCAAGTTCAACCAGATCGGCTCGCTGACCGAAACCTTGGAAGCCATTCAGATGGCCAAGGCCGCAGGTTACACGGCGGTGATCTCGCACCGCTCCGGCGAAACCGAAGACAGCACTATCGCCGACCTCGCTGTGGGAACGGCTGCCGGTCAGATCAAGACAGGTTCGCTGTGCCGTTCGGACCGCGTGTCCAAGTACAATCAACTGCTTCGTATTGAAGAGCAGCTCGGCGGAAAAGCAGCTTACAAGGGCCGTGCCGAGTTCCGCGGCTAA
- a CDS encoding QacE family quaternary ammonium compound efflux SMR transporter produces the protein MFSGSGGGWWFLLMAGLSEICYAAVIPKTDGFTRLWPTLYCAFFIALSLWLLAIATRTLPIGTAYAVWVGMGAVGTAICGIAFFGEPANIARVACLSLIVAGVVGLKLFSPVGH, from the coding sequence ATGTTCAGTGGTTCAGGCGGCGGCTGGTGGTTCCTGCTGATGGCCGGGCTCAGCGAGATTTGCTACGCGGCGGTGATTCCCAAGACCGACGGCTTCACCCGGCTATGGCCGACCCTTTATTGCGCCTTCTTCATCGCCCTCAGCCTGTGGCTGCTGGCCATCGCCACACGCACGCTGCCCATTGGCACCGCCTACGCCGTGTGGGTCGGCATGGGCGCGGTGGGCACCGCGATCTGCGGCATCGCCTTCTTCGGCGAACCCGCCAACATCGCCCGCGTCGCCTGCCTGAGCCTGATCGTCGCCGGCGTGGTGGGTTTGAAACTGTTTTCACCGGTGGGGCATTGA
- a CDS encoding 3-deoxy-8-phosphooctulonate synthase, which translates to MSQKTIRVGSIEIANDKPFVLFGGMNVLESRDLALQICETYVKVTEKLGIPYIFKASFDKANRSSINSFRGPGLEEGMRIFEEVKKTFGVPVITDVHEPHQAQPVAEVCDIIQLPAFLSRQTDLVVAMAKTGAVINIKKAQFLAPQEMKHILTKCEEAGNDQLILCERGSSFGYNNLVVDMLGFDIMKRMQYPVIFDVTHALQMPGGRADSAGGRRAQVTDLAKAGLSQGLAGLFLEAHPDPENAKCDGPCALRLDKLEPFLTQLKQLDDLIKNFAPIETA; encoded by the coding sequence ATGAGCCAGAAGACCATTCGCGTCGGCAGTATCGAGATAGCCAACGACAAGCCGTTCGTGCTGTTCGGCGGGATGAACGTACTGGAGTCCCGGGATCTCGCACTGCAAATCTGCGAAACCTACGTGAAGGTCACCGAAAAGCTCGGTATTCCCTATATCTTCAAGGCCAGTTTCGACAAGGCTAATCGCTCTTCGATCAACTCCTTCCGAGGCCCCGGCCTGGAAGAGGGGATGCGGATCTTTGAAGAAGTGAAGAAGACCTTCGGCGTGCCGGTGATCACCGACGTACACGAGCCGCACCAGGCGCAGCCGGTGGCTGAAGTGTGCGACATCATTCAGCTGCCAGCCTTCTTGTCGCGCCAGACCGATCTGGTGGTTGCGATGGCGAAGACCGGGGCGGTGATCAATATCAAGAAAGCGCAGTTCCTCGCGCCGCAGGAAATGAAGCACATCCTCACCAAGTGTGAAGAAGCCGGCAATGATCAACTGATTCTTTGCGAACGCGGCTCGTCGTTCGGCTACAACAATCTGGTCGTCGACATGCTCGGCTTCGACATCATGAAGCGGATGCAATATCCGGTGATCTTCGATGTCACACATGCGCTGCAGATGCCGGGTGGCCGCGCCGACTCGGCTGGTGGTCGTCGTGCCCAGGTCACGGATCTTGCCAAGGCCGGCCTCAGTCAGGGCCTAGCGGGATTGTTCCTTGAGGCCCATCCGGATCCGGAAAATGCCAAGTGCGACGGACCCTGTGCGCTGCGTCTGGACAAGCTCGAACCCTTCCTCACCCAGCTCAAGCAGCTGGATGATCTGATCAAGAATTTTGCGCCAATCGAAACAGCTTGA